GGTCGGCCAAGTCAATCGCCACGTGCGCATCGCCGATCTGTGCGATAAGAAACGCAAGCTCATCGAGCGCGCGCGTGAGCGCTGGCCATGCGGGAAGCCGCTCGCGCGCCTCGTCGATCACCGACGCATCACCGTACAGCATCGGCAACGCGAGCAGCGCGTCGCGCACCGGCTTCGCCAGCTCGCGCGTAAGCTCGTCCAGCCGGGGCACATCCTTGCCGGCCAACGCCGCATACAGCGCAGGGCCCAGCCCGAGTGCGCGCTCGTCGGCGCCCAGCAGCGCAGCCAGCACACCCGCATGGCACAGGTCCAGTCGCACCGGCCCGAGCCCGGCGAGCCGTAGGCTATCGAGCATCAGTTGCTGGATCTCGACATCCGCCTCCAAGCCCGCATGTCCGTAGATTTCGGCCCCGATCTGGATCTGCTCGCGCGTCGCATGCAGGCCGCGGGGGCGCGTGTGCAACACGTGCCCCGCATAGCATAGCCGCGTGACGCCCTGCCGGTTCAGCAAGTGCGCGTCGATACGCGACACCTGCGGCGTGATGTCCGCGCGCAACCCCAGCGTGTGGCCGGACAACTGGTCGACCAGCTTGAACGTGCGCAACGCTAGGTCGCTGCCGCTGCCCGTCAGCAATGACTCAAGGTATTCAAGCAGCGGCGGCATGACCATCTCGTAGCCATACGAACGGAAACGGTCGAGCAGCACGCGACGCAACTCTTCGAGCTTGCGTGCCTCGGAGGGCAACACGTCGGCGATATTCTCAGGCAATAACCAGGTCGGCATCAGCTTAAGTCCAGTGGCGCGACGCAGCGCGACACAATTAGCCCGCCAGCATCAGCAGGAGCAACCCAAGACCGATTGCGATCAGCCCGCCGAGCCGCACCTGTGCCGGCGGCAGTTGCGTTATTTTACGAAACGTATCCAGCCACAACGTCGGCGACACGAATGGGAAAATCCCTTCGATGATCAGCATCAGCGCAATGGCGAGCAAGAGTGTGGCGGCCATGGGCCTGCTTCTTTTTTTCGCGCGGGCACACGCGCCGCATGCCCGCGCGGCGCTCGTGCGCCTAGTGCCTGCGACCCGGCGCGGCAGGCGTGGCCGCAGCACCGCCCACCGCCGCGCCGACGGGATTTTTCATGAAGCGGAAGAATTCGCTGTTTGGATCCGCAACCACTATGTCCCCGTTGCCAATGCTGCGCCGATAGGCCTCCAGGCTTTGGTAGAACGCATAGAATTGCGGGTCACGGCCGAATGCATTCGCATAGATCGCCGCAGCCTTGGCATCGCCGTCCCCTTTGATCTCCTGCGCCTGTTTGTACGCCTCGGCGATCACCACTTCGCGCTGCTTGTCTGCATCGGCACGAATGCGTTCGGCCTCGGCGGCACCCGTCGAGCGCTGCTCGTTGGCGACTTGCTGGCGCTCCGCCTTCATCCGCTGGTAGACCGATTCGCTAATGTTCTCGAGCAAATCGACGCGGCGCAGCCGCACGTCGACGATGTCGATGCCCAGGTTCGATGCGTCGCGCTCGACCTTCTTGCGCACCGCCTGCATCACGACCTCGCGCTCGTTGGAGACCACCTCCGAGACCGTGCGTTTCGTGAACTCCTCATTCAGCGCCGCGCGGATGACCTGGGTCAATCGGTCCTGCGCGAGTGATGCGTCGCCGCGGAAACTGATGTAGAACTTGCGCGGATCGACAATCCGCCATTTGACGAATAGGTCGACCAGCAGGTTCTTCTTTTCCGCGGTGATGTAGCGGTCCGCTTCCGGATTGTCGATCGTCTGGATGCGCTTATCCATGTAGATCACGTTCTGGAACGGCGGCGGCGCCTTCAAATGCAGTCCGGGCGCCGAGATGATCTGCTTGACTTCACCGAACGCGAACACGATCGCGTACTTGCGTTGGTCCACGACAAAGATCATCGAGGAGCCGACGAACAATACGAC
This region of Mycetohabitans endofungorum genomic DNA includes:
- a CDS encoding ATP phosphoribosyltransferase regulatory subunit — protein: MPTWLLPENIADVLPSEARKLEELRRVLLDRFRSYGYEMVMPPLLEYLESLLTGSGSDLALRTFKLVDQLSGHTLGLRADITPQVSRIDAHLLNRQGVTRLCYAGHVLHTRPRGLHATREQIQIGAEIYGHAGLEADVEIQQLMLDSLRLAGLGPVRLDLCHAGVLAALLGADERALGLGPALYAALAGKDVPRLDELTRELAKPVRDALLALPMLYGDASVIDEARERLPAWPALTRALDELAFLIAQIGDAHVAIDLADLRGYAYHSGVMFCAYVDGVPNAVARGGRYDHVGLAYGRARAATGFSLDLREVARISPRQARSSAILAPWNHDAALRATVAALRDSGETVIQALPGHEHTLDEFACDRVLVQRGDAWTVEPR
- a CDS encoding DUF2065 domain-containing protein; this translates as MAATLLLAIALMLIIEGIFPFVSPTLWLDTFRKITQLPPAQVRLGGLIAIGLGLLLLMLAG
- the hflC gene encoding protease modulator HflC yields the protein MNRIITLVVAVLVVLFVGSSMIFVVDQRKYAIVFAFGEVKQIISAPGLHLKAPPPFQNVIYMDKRIQTIDNPEADRYITAEKKNLLVDLFVKWRIVDPRKFYISFRGDASLAQDRLTQVIRAALNEEFTKRTVSEVVSNEREVVMQAVRKKVERDASNLGIDIVDVRLRRVDLLENISESVYQRMKAERQQVANEQRSTGAAEAERIRADADKQREVVIAEAYKQAQEIKGDGDAKAAAIYANAFGRDPQFYAFYQSLEAYRRSIGNGDIVVADPNSEFFRFMKNPVGAAVGGAAATPAAPGRRH